ATAGAACAGCCAGTGCAGATGGAGATACATTATTTAATAAAATAGTAATGGTGAAAGGTGATGGTACAGTTGGAATAAGAAGTGTAAATGATTTTGCAAGGATATTATCGGAAGATGTAAGTAGAATTGTTGCAGGTTCTGTTCAACAAATGGTATCTGGATTATTTGACTCTATCAACAGAATGGAAAGAACCATATATGACTTAGAACAAAGAATAGAACAATTAGAAAGTAATAACCCTTAAAATTTAAAAAAATGCAAAAAATAGCAATACAGTCTAATAGAGATTTAATGTTTCCACCAATACACAAAGGCATTGTAACAATGGAAATAGACTTAATTCAAAACAAACCTACTGAAAATAAGTATGAACTAAGAATTATAGATACTTGTACTAAAGAGGTAGAAGAAGAGGTAAATGAGGTAGAACCAATAACTCAAGAAACTATTACTAAAAAAATAATGGTAATTAAAAGATTAGGTACTCCTGTAACAAGAATTAAAGTTTACACTTATGAAGAATTAGAACAATTATCAAAGTTACTTAGGTTAAATCTGGAAGATTTTGAGTCTTATACAGATTATATAAATGAGTTGTTTAGGAAAGGACTACTCATTATCACTCAAAAAGAGTGTCAAGAAGGTCAAGGTATGTATTTCTCTGAAGCACAAGATTGGGAAATTGTTAAAGACTAAAATTAAAAGTTATGAAAATACTTTTCCTACAAAAAATAAAAGGGGTCAAATGGTTTGAGAAACTTCCAAAATCTAAGGAATTTCCAAGGCATTACATAACCCTTATTGATTTAGAAATACAACTATCTGATGGATATATTCTCAAAATACCAAAAGGATTTGTTTGGGACGGTGCGAGTGTACCAAGTTGGCTACACTGGCTATTCCCACCCATTGACGAAGGAGCTTTAGCAGACCTTATCCACGACAAGTTATGGACAGAGAAACAACAGCAGTTTGAATATTTTGGATACAACATCTACAAAGCTCGGAAGTTTGCCGATGATGAGCGACTACTCTGGAGAAAAGCACTCGCTCCAAAAAGAAAAATATTCAACTGGATAAGTCATAAAGTGATACGATTATTGGGCGGTTTCTTCTACTCACAACAACTTAAAATACCAAAATAAAATATGATTTCAGAGATTTTTAATCAGAATTACGATAGGTTATACACACAATTTTTTCAAATATCATTGATTTGGATTGCGGTGCTTCTTGCTATTATTGTGGATTTCGGCTTCGGCTTGAAAAAAGCCAAAGAAATGGGAGAGGCAACGACTTCCGAAGGATACCGAAGAACCATAAACAAATTCGTCTATTATTATTCGATGATGTTTTTCGCGTTAATATTCGATTTTTTAGATGTCATCACCCCAACTATTCTGCCTTTTCCTCTATCGCTGACCCCTTTATTTTCTGTGTTTTGTGCTGTAGCCTTAATATTCACAGAAGCAAAATCCGTTAGAGAAAAAGCGGAGGACAAAGTAAGGAGAAGAGCGGATAAAAGTTTTGCAGAACTACTAGAAGTATTGCAAAAAAGAGAGGACATTGTTAGCCAAATATTTGAACATTTAAAACAACAAAAAAATAATGAAAACAATTCTACAACTAATTCTTAGCCTTATATTTTTAGCTTCTTGTAGCTC
This Riemerella anatipestifer DNA region includes the following protein-coding sequences:
- a CDS encoding DUF1353 domain-containing protein, which encodes MKILFLQKIKGVKWFEKLPKSKEFPRHYITLIDLEIQLSDGYILKIPKGFVWDGASVPSWLHWLFPPIDEGALADLIHDKLWTEKQQQFEYFGYNIYKARKFADDERLLWRKALAPKRKIFNWISHKVIRLLGGFFYSQQLKIPK
- a CDS encoding phage holin family protein, with amino-acid sequence MISEIFNQNYDRLYTQFFQISLIWIAVLLAIIVDFGFGLKKAKEMGEATTSEGYRRTINKFVYYYSMMFFALIFDFLDVITPTILPFPLSLTPLFSVFCAVALIFTEAKSVREKAEDKVRRRADKSFAELLEVLQKREDIVSQIFEHLKQQKNNENNSTTNS